The Flammeovirga pectinis genomic interval TACCGAAATTCTAGAAGTAGGCGGACACTTTGTTATCGAATCATACCATTCTTTGGAAGACAGATTAGTTAAAAACTTTTTCAAATCTGGAAACTTTGAAGGTACGCAAGAAAAAGACTTTTTTGGTAATTTAATCCGACCTCTTAAGCCTACAAAAAGCAAACCGATTACTGCTACTCCAGAAGAAATTGCACTCAATAGAAGGGCAAGAAGTGCCAAATTAAGAGTTGCGGTTAAACAACCCCCTCTTCCTAAGAAGTAGATTTAAAAATTTGACACAAAAAAACCGTTTGATTAACTCAAACGGTTTTTTTTTATGCTTATTACTAAGTAACTATTTTACTTTTGTAATTACAGCATCTGTAATATCATCTGCACCATCTTTGTAAAGTAACATCTCTACAGGTAATACATATTGGTATCCTTGTGCTTTTGCTACTTCTGCTAAAGCTACTTCAGCTCTTTTACGAAGTGGTGTAATTGCAGCATCCTGACGTTTAGCAAAGTTTTGCTGAGCAGTTTGTTGAAACTCTTGTAAGTTTCTTTGTAACAACTCTAACTCTTGTGCTTTTTGTTGAATGATTTCTGGTAACCAATTAGTTTGGTTTTGTTGGAAATCAGCATATTTAGATTGGAACTCTTGTTGTTGTTGTTGCATAGATGTATACAACTGATTTTGGTAGCTTTCCAATTCCTTCATTTTAGATTCAAATTCAGGAATAGCTCTAACAACACTATCAAGGTTTGCGTAAGCAAAGATTTTCGTTTGAGCAGAGCTTTCAGTAGCAAAACTCATTAATATAACCGCAAATAAAGATGCGAATAAAGCTTTTAATTTCATTGTTTCTTGTTTGTAAGTCAATAAATATCTTAGGTATTATTGCCCGTTCATTTTAGCAATAACTTTACCTGTAATGTCTTCACCGTTCGCATCAATTAAGTATGCTCCAATTCTTGCCATTACACCACGAGCAATTACAATTGTATAACCGCCTTCTTTAGCTACAATTGCTACTTGTCCCTCTAACTTTTTCATTAAAGGTTCCATAGCTTCAGCCTGTTTCTTGTTGATACCTTCCTGAGCACGTTGCTGTAAAGCTTGTATCTCTTGTTGTAACTCTTGTAACTCTTGTTCCTTTGATTGAATCTCCGCAGGGGCTAAAGTTGCTTGGCTTTGCGACAATTGCTGGTATTTCTCCTGCAATGTACGTTGTTTCATCTCGATCTGAGTTTTAAACTGTTTTGCATAAGATTCAATAATCTTTTGCTGAGTTTTAAACTCTGCCATAGAAGTAATCACACTATCTTCATTGATATAGGCTACTTTCTGTTGAGCCATTGCCACTGAAGATAGCATCATCAACGACCAAAGCGCGAATAACATTTTCTTCATTTGTGTAATTTAATTTCTCTGTTTATACGTAAATTTCTACTTGGAGAAAATTTTCAACTGCAAAAATATAAATTATCTTGGAGAATCCTCAGGATCGCCCTCATCAAGTTCGTCTAAAACGAAATCTGTGTAATTATATTTAGGATCTGAGTAGATTAAAGTGATATCTGATGCCTTATCGAAGATAAAATTCAACTTTTTTTGTCTAGCAACTGTTTGACAAGCTTTTGAAATTTTATCCTGAAGTGGTTTCATATATTCCATTCTCTTCGAATACAACAATCCTTCATACCCAAAATGATTGGTTTGAAACTCTCGCAAAGCCTGTTTTAATTCAGCAATGTTTTCTAGTTTCTCTGCTTTCATTTCTGGTGTAAGCAAGATTTCTTCATGAGAATAAGCTCTTTCAAGATCGGCAATTTCAGATTTCATATTGTCGAGTTCTTTTAACCACTTATCCGTCAATTTCTTTAATTTCCCTTCAGCCTCATTATACTCAGGTAATTGTTCAATTATTACCTGTGAATCAATATATCCAAACCTTTGAGCATTCACTAAAGGCAGATTAATGAGAAAGAATAGAGTAATCAAGAGGAAGTTCTTCATATTTCTCCAGTTTAATTATCCTTAAAGATGTTTATATTCTTTATTTTATCAAAGTATAGATTGCTCTTATCAAATGCGTCGTAGTTTCGTAAGTTTGCAACGAATGCGAGCTAAAACCTGCCCTAGAT includes:
- a CDS encoding OmpH family outer membrane protein, with protein sequence MLFALWSLMMLSSVAMAQQKVAYINEDSVITSMAEFKTQQKIIESYAKQFKTQIEMKQRTLQEKYQQLSQSQATLAPAEIQSKEQELQELQQEIQALQQRAQEGINKKQAEAMEPLMKKLEGQVAIVAKEGGYTIVIARGVMARIGAYLIDANGEDITGKVIAKMNGQ
- a CDS encoding OmpH family outer membrane protein, whose protein sequence is MKNFLLITLFFLINLPLVNAQRFGYIDSQVIIEQLPEYNEAEGKLKKLTDKWLKELDNMKSEIADLERAYSHEEILLTPEMKAEKLENIAELKQALREFQTNHFGYEGLLYSKRMEYMKPLQDKISKACQTVARQKKLNFIFDKASDITLIYSDPKYNYTDFVLDELDEGDPEDSPR
- a CDS encoding OmpH family outer membrane protein, with product MKLKALFASLFAVILMSFATESSAQTKIFAYANLDSVVRAIPEFESKMKELESYQNQLYTSMQQQQQEFQSKYADFQQNQTNWLPEIIQQKAQELELLQRNLQEFQQTAQQNFAKRQDAAITPLRKRAEVALAEVAKAQGYQYVLPVEMLLYKDGADDITDAVITKVK